Proteins from one bacterium genomic window:
- the nrdR gene encoding transcriptional regulator NrdR, producing the protein MICPFCNHEDTKVLESRMSSEKACIRRRRECENCQQRFTTYERVEISPIMVIKKNKSKEEYSREKIIKSISNACVKYEIEQEIIQEIAARIEFGISILGKKEITGAYIGEKILEYLKPVNEIAYLRYLSVFKKFETIEELYKEINLAEKTLVYSN; encoded by the coding sequence ATGATTTGTCCTTTTTGTAATCACGAAGACACCAAAGTTCTTGAATCACGCATGTCATCAGAAAAAGCCTGCATAAGACGACGCAGAGAATGCGAAAACTGTCAGCAAAGATTTACCACTTATGAAAGAGTTGAAATCTCTCCGATAATGGTTATCAAAAAAAATAAATCAAAAGAAGAATATTCGAGAGAAAAAATTATTAAAAGTATCTCTAATGCCTGTGTAAAATATGAAATAGAACAGGAAATCATTCAAGAAATAGCAGCACGGATAGAATTTGGAATTTCAATTCTTGGAAAAAAAGAAATAACCGGCGCTTATATCGGAGAAAAAATTCTGGAATATCTTAAACCTGTCAACGAAATAGCTTATCTAAGATATTTATCGGTATTTAAAAAATTTGAAACAATAGAAGAACTTTATAAAGAAATAAATTTAGCTGAAAAAACTCTGGTGTATTCAAATTAA
- the lgt gene encoding prolipoprotein diacylglyceryl transferase, with product MLKSPGAVAFHMGSLTIYWYGIIIAVAFLVGLFITLRIAKKDYPEDKTQEHIIDLSTLLLIGGIVFARLYYVIFDWNYYSHHLPESFMTWRGGLSIHGVIVGGILIIYFYTKRHKLFLLKYTDLFAYGMIFAQAIGRWGNFFNSEAFGSPTDLPWKLYIPLANRPQEYMNFEYFHPTFLYESLWNIVVFIILITVVRKFFKEKTGSITFSYLILYSLGRFVIEGLRIDNIYSVFGMHIAQFISIVMLAAGVAGFYKVLKQK from the coding sequence ATGCTAAAATCACCCGGAGCAGTTGCATTTCATATGGGTTCGCTGACAATTTACTGGTATGGCATAATAATTGCCGTTGCATTTCTTGTCGGGCTTTTTATAACATTAAGAATAGCCAAAAAAGATTATCCCGAAGATAAAACGCAGGAACATATAATTGATCTGTCGACCCTGTTGCTTATAGGCGGAATTGTCTTTGCGAGGCTGTATTATGTGATTTTTGACTGGAATTATTACTCTCATCATCTTCCGGAAAGTTTTATGACATGGAGAGGCGGTCTTTCAATACATGGCGTAATTGTTGGAGGCATACTTATAATTTATTTTTACACAAAACGCCATAAGCTGTTTTTGCTTAAATATACAGATCTTTTTGCTTATGGAATGATATTTGCCCAGGCTATTGGGAGGTGGGGAAACTTTTTTAACTCGGAGGCATTTGGAAGTCCTACTGATTTGCCATGGAAATTATATATTCCGCTTGCAAACAGACCGCAGGAATATATGAATTTTGAATATTTTCATCCGACTTTTTTATACGAATCGCTCTGGAACATAGTTGTTTTCATAATATTAATAACTGTTGTCAGAAAATTTTTTAAAGAAAAAACAGGTTCAATAACCTTCTCTTATCTTATTTTATATTCCTTGGGAAGATTTGTAATTGAAGGATTGAGAATAGACAATATCTATTCTGTTTTTGGCATGCATATAGCTCAATTTATCAGTATTGTTATGCTTGCAGCAGGTGTTGCAGGGTTTTATAAAGTACTGAAACAGAAATAA
- the clpB gene encoding ATP-dependent chaperone ClpB has product MIDFNKLTQQTQNLVMAAQNIMARFNNGQLLPEHLLLAMLEDEKGFSVTIFNKLKANIPLIKEQTEKVLALKPKLAYPPSPGQIYISMELKSLFDMAEEEAARLKDSYIDIGHVLLSMSSNRSADCGKILNDNGITKEALYKVLKEIRGTASVNSPDAENKYQALEKYSIDLTELARKGKLDPVIGRDEEIRRTIQVLNRRTKNNPVLIGEPGVGKTAIAEGLALRIIKEDVPEGLKGTKLISLDMGSLVAGAKFRGEFEERLKAVLKEVQSSEGEIIMFIDELHTVIGAGASEGSMDAGNILKPLLARGQLRCIGATTINEYRKYIEKDAAFERRFQPVLIDEPSIEDTISILRGLKERYEVHHGVRIKDSALIAAAKLSDRYITDRFLPDKAIDLIDEAASKLRIEIDSMPAEIDTLERQKTQLEIEREAIKKETDQISKEKIAQLNVQIEVFQKEINSLRKQWEAEKNSISSFSKIKEEIETTKQQIENAEREADLAKAAELKYGKLIELEKQLKTEDDILTKRESKNVMLKEEIDEEDIAEVVAKWTGIPVQKLLESELRKLLQMEAELHKKVIGQDEAIIAVSEAVRRARAGLKDPNRPIGSFIFLGPTGVGKTELGKALAGFLFNDENALVRIDMTEYMEKHSVARLIGAPPGYVGYEEGGQLTEQVRRKPYSVVLFDEIEKAHGDIFNIMLQILDDGRLTDSKGRTVDFKNTVIIMTSNIGSNIILEGTLSQIVSHGNGFGSVKERVMEIMKQQFKPEFLNRIDEIVFFSGLSLQQLGEIVDIQADNLKKLLKERDITIELTEDAKEILATRGYNPAYGARPLKRVIRQDIENPLSKKILGGEIIEGDNILVDVKNDDITFIKK; this is encoded by the coding sequence GTGATTGATTTTAATAAATTAACTCAGCAAACTCAAAATCTTGTAATGGCAGCACAAAACATAATGGCACGCTTTAATAACGGACAGCTTCTTCCTGAGCATTTGCTTCTTGCGATGCTTGAAGACGAAAAAGGTTTCTCTGTAACTATTTTTAATAAATTAAAAGCTAATATCCCTTTAATTAAAGAACAAACAGAAAAAGTTCTTGCCCTTAAACCAAAGCTGGCTTACCCCCCATCACCGGGGCAAATATATATAAGTATGGAACTTAAAAGTCTTTTTGATATGGCAGAAGAAGAAGCAGCCAGACTAAAAGACAGTTATATAGACATCGGGCATGTTTTACTGTCAATGAGCAGCAACAGGTCTGCCGATTGCGGAAAGATTTTAAATGATAACGGCATTACCAAAGAAGCCTTGTACAAGGTGCTTAAGGAAATACGAGGAACAGCGTCTGTTAACAGCCCTGATGCGGAAAATAAATATCAGGCTCTTGAGAAGTACAGCATTGATTTGACGGAACTTGCCAGAAAAGGTAAGCTTGACCCTGTTATAGGCAGAGATGAAGAAATAAGAAGAACCATACAGGTTTTAAACAGAAGAACAAAAAACAATCCTGTGTTAATAGGCGAACCTGGTGTCGGTAAAACTGCTATTGCCGAGGGATTAGCTCTCAGAATCATAAAAGAAGACGTGCCTGAAGGTTTAAAAGGAACAAAGTTGATTTCTCTGGATATGGGTTCACTTGTTGCAGGTGCAAAATTTCGCGGAGAATTTGAGGAAAGGCTTAAAGCTGTCTTAAAAGAAGTTCAAAGCAGCGAAGGCGAAATCATTATGTTTATTGATGAGCTTCATACTGTCATTGGTGCAGGTGCAAGCGAAGGGTCAATGGATGCAGGCAACATATTAAAACCGCTTCTGGCAAGAGGTCAGTTGAGATGCATAGGCGCAACCACAATAAATGAATACAGAAAATATATCGAAAAAGATGCCGCCTTTGAAAGAAGATTTCAGCCGGTGTTGATTGATGAGCCGTCTATCGAAGATACTATAAGTATTCTTAGAGGTTTAAAAGAACGCTATGAGGTTCATCATGGAGTCAGAATAAAAGATTCCGCACTTATTGCTGCGGCAAAACTTTCCGACAGGTACATAACCGACAGATTTTTGCCTGATAAAGCTATTGATCTTATAGATGAAGCAGCTTCAAAGCTCAGAATTGAAATTGACAGTATGCCGGCAGAAATTGACACGCTTGAAAGACAAAAAACCCAGCTTGAAATTGAAAGAGAAGCGATCAAGAAAGAAACTGACCAAATTTCAAAAGAAAAAATTGCCCAGCTTAATGTCCAGATTGAAGTTTTTCAAAAAGAGATTAATTCTTTAAGAAAGCAATGGGAAGCTGAAAAAAATTCTATTTCTTCCTTCAGCAAAATAAAAGAAGAGATAGAAACAACAAAACAGCAAATAGAAAACGCTGAAAGAGAAGCAGATCTGGCAAAAGCAGCGGAATTAAAATACGGAAAGCTTATTGAACTTGAAAAACAATTGAAGACAGAGGATGACATCCTTACAAAACGTGAATCTAAAAATGTGATGCTTAAAGAAGAAATTGATGAGGAAGATATAGCTGAAGTTGTTGCAAAATGGACGGGAATTCCCGTTCAAAAGCTGCTGGAAAGCGAACTTAGAAAACTTCTTCAGATGGAAGCCGAACTTCATAAAAAAGTTATCGGACAGGATGAAGCAATTATTGCAGTCTCCGAAGCAGTACGAAGGGCAAGAGCCGGACTTAAAGACCCTAACAGACCAATCGGTTCGTTTATTTTTCTCGGGCCGACAGGTGTCGGTAAAACAGAACTCGGCAAAGCGCTCGCAGGCTTTTTATTTAATGATGAAAATGCTCTTGTCAGGATTGATATGACCGAATATATGGAAAAACACTCTGTTGCAAGACTTATCGGAGCGCCTCCGGGATATGTCGGTTACGAAGAAGGCGGTCAACTCACAGAGCAGGTTCGCAGAAAGCCTTACAGCGTTGTGCTTTTTGACGAAATAGAAAAAGCTCATGGAGATATATTCAATATAATGCTCCAAATTCTTGATGATGGTCGGCTTACTGACTCAAAAGGCAGGACTGTAGACTTTAAAAATACGGTTATAATTATGACAAGCAATATTGGAAGCAACATTATTCTTGAAGGAACTTTAAGTCAGATAGTTTCTCACGGAAACGGATTCGGTTCTGTAAAAGAGCGGGTCATGGAGATAATGAAACAGCAATTTAAACCCGAATTTCTTAACAGAATTGATGAAATAGTTTTCTTTAGCGGTTTATCCCTTCAACAGCTTGGAGAAATAGTTGATATTCAGGCTGATAATCTCAAAAAACTTCTTAAAGAAAGGGATATTACTATTGAACTTACAGAAGATGCCAAAGAAATTCTTGCAACAAGAGGTTATAATCCTGCATACGGAGCAAGACCACTTAAACGTGTTATTCGTCAGGATATAGAAAATCCTCTTTCCAAAAAAATACTCGGAGGCGAGATTATTGAAGGCGATAATATACTTGTGGACGTAAAAAATGACGATATTACTTTTATAAAAAAATAA
- a CDS encoding pseudouridine synthase, producing the protein MLEQVRLNKFLASCGIASRRAADELIKKGRVKVNGKVVIEPGVSVTKKDKVEVDKKPVVEERKIYVVFNKPPGYITTREDEKGRKTIYENLPENLRTLRTAGRLDKDSTGLLILTNDGELIQKLTHPKAKVPKIYRVVAEGKVTINDLQEFEKGIEIEKGKIAYAEGIILEYENAQTTMDLVLYQGYNRQIRRMLEIVGHPVVMLKRIQHACINLGALKKGKFRFMNNKEVDNLYKYIKNLEKAAVTADKKSAKNKKEL; encoded by the coding sequence ATGTTGGAACAAGTCAGGCTTAATAAATTTTTGGCTTCTTGCGGTATAGCCTCAAGAAGAGCAGCAGATGAACTTATAAAAAAAGGTCGTGTTAAGGTCAATGGCAAAGTTGTAATTGAGCCGGGTGTTTCTGTGACTAAAAAAGACAAGGTGGAAGTCGATAAAAAGCCTGTGGTGGAAGAAAGAAAGATATATGTAGTCTTCAATAAGCCTCCCGGTTATATAACGACAAGAGAAGACGAAAAAGGAAGAAAAACAATTTATGAGAATTTACCTGAAAATTTGAGGACTTTGCGAACGGCAGGCAGGCTTGATAAAGATTCTACAGGTCTTTTGATACTTACAAATGACGGGGAATTAATCCAAAAGCTAACTCATCCCAAAGCAAAAGTGCCTAAGATTTACAGAGTCGTGGCTGAAGGCAAAGTTACCATAAATGATTTGCAGGAATTCGAAAAAGGGATTGAAATTGAAAAAGGCAAAATAGCTTACGCTGAAGGAATTATTTTGGAATACGAAAATGCTCAAACAACAATGGATCTGGTTTTGTATCAGGGATACAACAGACAAATCAGGAGAATGCTGGAAATTGTCGGGCATCCCGTTGTTATGCTTAAGCGAATTCAGCACGCCTGCATAAATCTGGGGGCTTTGAAAAAAGGCAAATTCAGGTTTATGAATAATAAAGAAGTTGATAATCTTTATAAATACATTAAAAATCTAGAAAAAGCCGCTGTGACCGCAGATAAGAAATCTGCTAAAAACAAAAAAGAACTTTAA
- a CDS encoding peptide MFS transporter encodes MIKHAHPKGLYFLFTIEMWERFSYYGMRALLVLYMVKYLLFSTEKAGNIYGIYTGLVYLTPLIGGYVSDKYLGQKNCIIIGSILMMLGHFAMAVKELPFFYSALGLLIIGNGFFKPNISTIVGQLYEKNDPRRDGGFTIFYMGINLGAFLSPLICGTLGEKVGFHYGFASAGVGMLIGLLLFMWGQNKFIKHVGNPPICATKQKTEFDAQIYCEAPLTGEEKQRIAVIFIMMFFTIFFWASFEQAGSSMTLFADRSADRLIPFLNWEFPVSYFQSINPLIIILLAPLFSKLWIELADINKNPSLPVKFSLGLLLVSVGFVLMVIAAAFAGTGKVSFLWLIGVYFFHTLGELCISPVGLSMVTKLAPLKFASLLMGTWFLSSFFANLTAGCFAGIYDSLKSTEFFIIPAIITGISAIVLLFIAKPIKKWMNGVE; translated from the coding sequence ATGATAAAACATGCACATCCTAAAGGTTTATACTTTCTTTTCACCATAGAAATGTGGGAAAGGTTCAGTTATTACGGGATGCGCGCGTTGTTAGTTCTTTATATGGTAAAATATCTGCTTTTTAGTACTGAAAAAGCGGGAAATATCTATGGAATTTATACAGGGCTAGTTTATTTGACCCCTTTAATAGGCGGATATGTTTCTGACAAGTATCTGGGGCAAAAAAATTGCATAATTATAGGCTCAATTTTAATGATGCTTGGTCATTTTGCAATGGCAGTAAAGGAATTACCCTTTTTTTATTCGGCATTGGGCTTATTAATAATAGGTAACGGTTTTTTTAAGCCAAATATCTCTACGATTGTCGGGCAACTGTACGAAAAAAATGATCCGCGCCGTGATGGCGGATTTACGATATTTTATATGGGGATTAATCTGGGGGCATTTTTGTCGCCTTTAATATGCGGAACTCTTGGCGAAAAAGTCGGTTTTCATTATGGTTTTGCCTCGGCAGGCGTGGGAATGCTTATCGGACTGCTTCTTTTTATGTGGGGGCAAAATAAATTCATAAAACATGTCGGAAATCCTCCCATTTGTGCAACAAAACAAAAAACTGAATTTGATGCCCAAATTTATTGCGAAGCTCCGCTAACCGGAGAAGAAAAACAAAGAATAGCTGTAATTTTTATAATGATGTTTTTTACTATCTTTTTCTGGGCATCTTTTGAGCAGGCTGGAAGTTCAATGACTCTTTTTGCAGACCGATCTGCAGATAGGCTAATTCCTTTTTTGAATTGGGAATTTCCTGTAAGCTATTTTCAATCCATAAATCCGCTTATAATAATCCTTCTTGCTCCATTATTTTCAAAACTCTGGATTGAGTTAGCAGATATAAACAAAAACCCTTCTCTTCCCGTCAAGTTTTCGCTTGGACTTTTGCTTGTTTCAGTCGGATTTGTGCTTATGGTCATTGCGGCTGCGTTTGCAGGAACAGGAAAAGTATCCTTCCTCTGGCTGATTGGGGTCTATTTTTTCCATACATTAGGGGAATTATGTATTTCTCCTGTAGGATTATCAATGGTTACAAAGCTTGCTCCGCTTAAATTTGCTTCATTGCTTATGGGGACTTGGTTTTTGTCAAGTTTTTTTGCTAATCTTACAGCAGGATGTTTCGCAGGTATTTATGATTCTTTAAAAAGTACTGAATTCTTTATAATTCCTGCAATAATAACGGGAATCTCCGCAATAGTCCTTTTATTTATAGCAAAACCCATAAAAAAATGGATGAATGGTGTTGAATAA
- the leuA2 gene encoding 2-isopropylmalate synthase LeuA2, whose product MTDARKPFFFDTTLRDGNQALKKPWNTKQKEIIFKELIKLGVQAVEVGFSGSNDMDFEACRHLASIAPDNMVIVGLARAVEKDIIKVYEAIKFANKPRIHIVLAMSPFNMKYVLRKEPQAVRQIGIEAVKYAKSLIGEKGDIQFSVEHFGDCKENLGFVIDSLHEIVEAGANVLNLPNTVERIRPMEFVNMVSEVGKALSDKAIISVHNHNDLGMATAATVESYFAGATQLECCLNGLGERAGNTNIYEVAICLHNCGVEVPLNLSEIYETALTVSEMSGIPIHEKMPLIGEDALAHRSGIHQDGASKTQGMKKGAYRPIHPSLIGRDDDEKFGFTSQSGKTALYEIIKREGYPITIDEAIRLVDIAKKESEKIGELPVDAIINIYLKEIFEFDGLFKLIGFKKVDDADKEKFNLKFSHNGKEHDVTEHGDGPLECCLKALEDIGFPLKLKHYEQSAFGEEIKGVQADAMTTIHLESPEGKTIICRGKDPSTAKANVKAIFNGLNLIYGQ is encoded by the coding sequence ATGACAGATGCACGTAAGCCTTTCTTCTTCGACACAACGCTTAGAGACGGCAATCAGGCTTTAAAAAAACCATGGAACACAAAACAAAAAGAAATAATCTTTAAAGAACTTATAAAACTTGGAGTTCAGGCAGTAGAAGTTGGATTTTCCGGCTCAAATGACATGGACTTTGAAGCTTGCCGGCATTTAGCATCTATAGCTCCTGATAATATGGTTATAGTTGGGCTTGCAAGAGCTGTAGAAAAAGATATTATAAAAGTTTATGAGGCCATAAAATTTGCGAACAAGCCTAGAATCCATATAGTTCTTGCAATGAGTCCTTTCAATATGAAATATGTCCTCAGAAAAGAACCGCAGGCTGTTAGACAAATAGGAATAGAAGCCGTTAAATATGCCAAGTCATTAATAGGCGAAAAAGGCGATATCCAGTTTTCTGTCGAGCATTTTGGTGATTGCAAGGAAAATTTGGGTTTTGTAATAGACTCATTGCACGAAATAGTTGAAGCAGGAGCAAATGTTCTTAATCTCCCAAACACAGTTGAAAGAATTCGACCTATGGAATTTGTGAATATGGTTTCAGAAGTTGGAAAAGCACTTTCGGATAAAGCTATAATCTCAGTACACAATCATAATGACCTTGGAATGGCTACTGCTGCGACTGTAGAAAGTTACTTTGCAGGAGCTACACAACTTGAATGTTGCTTAAACGGGCTTGGCGAAAGAGCGGGAAATACTAATATCTATGAAGTTGCTATCTGTTTGCATAATTGCGGTGTAGAAGTTCCTCTAAACCTTTCTGAAATTTATGAAACAGCTCTTACTGTTTCTGAAATGTCAGGAATTCCAATACATGAAAAAATGCCTTTAATCGGTGAAGATGCATTGGCACACAGAAGCGGTATTCATCAGGATGGTGCATCAAAAACACAGGGAATGAAAAAAGGAGCTTATCGACCGATTCATCCATCGCTTATCGGACGTGATGACGATGAAAAATTCGGATTTACCAGTCAATCAGGCAAAACAGCACTTTATGAAATTATAAAACGCGAAGGTTATCCGATTACAATAGATGAAGCTATCAGGCTCGTTGATATTGCAAAAAAAGAATCGGAAAAAATCGGAGAACTTCCTGTTGACGCAATTATTAATATTTATCTTAAAGAAATATTCGAGTTTGACGGATTATTTAAACTTATTGGCTTCAAAAAAGTTGATGATGCTGATAAAGAGAAATTTAATCTTAAATTTTCGCACAATGGCAAAGAACATGATGTCACAGAACATGGAGACGGACCTCTTGAATGCTGCTTAAAAGCGCTTGAGGATATCGGATTTCCTCTTAAACTCAAACATTATGAGCAGTCGGCTTTCGGTGAAGAAATAAAAGGCGTTCAGGCTGATGCAATGACGACTATTCATTTAGAGTCCCCTGAAGGAAAAACAATTATTTGCAGGGGAAAAGATCCGAGTACCGCAAAAGCCAACGTAAAAGCCATATTCAACGGGCTGAATTTGATTTATGGGCAATAA
- a CDS encoding FmdB family zinc ribbon protein — MASYDYTCKDCNKNFTVEKSMTEVSETLCVYCKSSNVARIWGNIQLKGCGSKGSSSGCGSSCSKSSCSGCSCG, encoded by the coding sequence ATGGCAAGTTATGATTATACCTGCAAAGACTGCAATAAAAACTTTACTGTAGAAAAATCAATGACTGAAGTGTCGGAGACTCTATGTGTCTATTGTAAGTCTTCTAATGTTGCAAGAATATGGGGAAATATTCAGCTAAAAGGCTGCGGCAGCAAAGGAAGCTCTTCCGGATGCGGGTCTTCATGTTCAAAATCTTCCTGTTCGGGTTGCAGTTGCGGATAA
- the rseP gene encoding RIP metalloprotease RseP encodes MHIITMLALLSVLILVHELGHFLVARKLGIKVEKFGFGLPFGPTLYETKWGDTKICVHSFLLGGYVSFPDDEPDSEIPKDSLERIANRKVWERFLVISAGVTANAIMAYLIVLFVAGFSGTLPSGKYDVFVDGLQPDKTLASHQIDIKAKDKIISANGVKIDSLNKFIQIAQRSKKFDNYVSDSNAESQLNKIKKLNPQLANNNAVIKTGTEVVLTKANPEEPITMPNDSMAGVSKYNPEGKLLTASEKKLRNELDGKNIFISNGKYTLDQIALATADTAHPVKIVVDRNGKNLELKPAYPNKDGMIGIKLRVQEITIPVKGPVSAVTKSWDYLSQNSIYMVKGLGLIITGQIPLSQIHGIVAITKVGSDIIEKRGIWDGLLLTALISIDLAIVNLLPIPALDGGHLFFLLIEKLRGKPVEEKTQETFAKYGFVFLIGLMVIIIFNDIFALVTDKL; translated from the coding sequence ATGCATATAATTACTATGTTGGCGCTGTTGAGTGTTTTGATACTTGTTCACGAGTTAGGACACTTTCTTGTGGCAAGAAAATTGGGTATAAAAGTTGAAAAATTCGGATTTGGATTGCCTTTTGGACCAACTCTTTATGAAACCAAATGGGGAGATACAAAAATTTGTGTACACTCATTTTTGCTCGGCGGGTATGTTTCTTTTCCTGATGACGAGCCGGACAGCGAAATTCCGAAAGATAGTCTCGAAAGAATCGCAAACCGCAAAGTATGGGAAAGATTTCTTGTTATTTCCGCAGGTGTCACTGCAAATGCAATAATGGCATATTTAATAGTTTTATTTGTAGCAGGATTTTCCGGTACACTTCCTTCTGGCAAATATGACGTTTTTGTCGATGGATTGCAGCCTGACAAGACTTTAGCATCTCATCAGATAGATATAAAGGCAAAAGATAAAATAATTTCAGCTAACGGAGTAAAAATTGATTCGCTTAATAAATTTATTCAAATTGCTCAGCGAAGTAAAAAATTCGATAATTATGTTTCAGATAGCAATGCTGAAAGCCAGTTAAACAAAATTAAAAAACTGAATCCCCAACTGGCAAACAACAATGCAGTTATTAAGACCGGAACAGAAGTTGTTTTGACGAAAGCAAATCCTGAAGAGCCTATTACTATGCCAAATGATAGTATGGCAGGTGTGTCAAAATACAATCCTGAAGGAAAACTTTTAACTGCTTCAGAAAAAAAATTGAGAAACGAACTTGATGGAAAAAATATTTTTATTTCAAACGGAAAATATACACTTGACCAGATTGCTTTAGCTACTGCTGATACAGCACATCCTGTTAAAATTGTTGTTGACAGAAACGGCAAAAATTTGGAACTTAAGCCTGCTTATCCTAATAAAGACGGTATGATAGGAATTAAACTGCGAGTTCAGGAAATTACCATCCCCGTAAAAGGACCTGTAAGTGCTGTTACTAAATCATGGGATTATTTATCACAAAATTCTATTTATATGGTTAAAGGTTTAGGGCTTATAATCACGGGACAAATTCCGCTTAGCCAGATTCATGGCATTGTAGCCATAACCAAAGTTGGTAGCGACATCATTGAAAAGAGAGGAATATGGGATGGTTTATTGCTTACTGCCCTGATAAGCATAGATTTGGCAATAGTAAACCTGCTCCCGATACCTGCACTTGACGGCGGGCATTTGTTCTTCTTGCTTATTGAAAAGTTAAGAGGCAAACCTGTCGAAGAAAAAACACAGGAAACTTTTGCAAAATACGGTTTTGTGTTTTTAATAGGACTTATGGTGATAATAATTTTCAATGATATATTTGCACTCGTGACAGATAAGTTGTGA
- a CDS encoding DUF1385 domain-containing protein, producing the protein MKFFNNNENKPQSSYPSIKTISVEMPAISEFCSVTRLPDLFKLSGTDTLPVIDLQGKIIGIVSEYDLARIVPELSVNEYSYQCKVKVLDIMTEQVWTEQKDTNIKELLNKIKDMHTRVIPIVDKDNYYTGSSITRTAVISYLTRLIKPTSLGGLATPLGVYITDGKHQAGAGNFGLFLTGVSMGVILIIIEHVFGFAYKYFDIDATNSAVFPVVFLMQIVIFILFLRITPLAKIHAAEHQTINAIEKGLPLTLETVKLQPREHVRCGTNLMALFIGLQLIILVFVGYLNKIEPMLQFFFLFSGFIFVFSNWRRWGMWIQKYFTTVKAPDSYILNGIKVGEEVLHKHKQDLEAKPASFLRKVWCMSIVQIIAGFVFVQWLFGILYKLII; encoded by the coding sequence ATGAAGTTTTTTAATAATAATGAAAACAAACCTCAGAGTAGTTATCCAAGCATAAAGACTATTTCTGTAGAAATGCCTGCTATTTCTGAATTCTGTTCTGTAACGAGGTTGCCTGATTTGTTCAAACTGTCAGGCACCGATACTTTACCGGTTATTGATTTGCAGGGAAAGATTATTGGTATTGTTTCCGAGTATGATCTTGCGCGTATAGTCCCTGAATTAAGCGTAAATGAATATAGCTATCAATGCAAAGTAAAAGTGCTTGATATTATGACAGAACAAGTTTGGACAGAGCAAAAAGATACAAATATCAAGGAATTGCTCAATAAAATAAAAGATATGCATACAAGAGTAATTCCTATTGTAGATAAAGACAACTATTATACGGGGAGTTCAATAACAAGAACTGCTGTTATCAGTTATCTTACAAGGCTTATAAAACCAACTTCTCTTGGTGGTCTTGCTACACCTCTCGGTGTTTACATTACTGACGGTAAACATCAAGCAGGAGCAGGAAATTTCGGGCTTTTTCTTACGGGAGTTTCTATGGGAGTTATTCTTATAATTATTGAACATGTTTTCGGCTTTGCTTATAAGTATTTTGACATTGATGCTACAAATTCTGCCGTTTTTCCTGTGGTTTTTCTGATGCAAATAGTAATATTTATCTTGTTTTTGAGAATTACACCTCTTGCAAAGATTCATGCTGCCGAGCATCAAACAATCAATGCTATTGAAAAAGGTCTGCCTTTAACTTTAGAAACTGTAAAGCTGCAGCCAAGAGAGCATGTTCGCTGCGGAACAAATCTTATGGCATTATTTATAGGGCTTCAATTAATAATTTTGGTATTCGTCGGATACTTAAATAAAATTGAGCCTATGTTGCAGTTTTTTTTCCTGTTTAGTGGTTTTATATTCGTTTTTTCCAACTGGAGAAGATGGGGAATGTGGATACAAAAGTATTTTACTACTGTAAAAGCTCCGGATTCATATATATTGAACGGAATTAAAGTAGGAGAAGAAGTTTTACATAAGCATAAACAGGATTTAGAGGCGAAACCCGCATCATTTTTAAGAAAAGTTTGGTGTATGTCAATAGTTCAGATAATCGCGGGATTTGTCTTTGTACAATGGCTTTTTGGGATTTTATATAAACTTATTATTTAA